The Aeromonas jandaei genomic interval GGACAAAAAGTCTCTGGCGAGCTTCAAGCAGAGAACATAGCCACAGTGAAGGCAGAGCTGCGCAAGCAGGGCGTCAATGTCACCAAGGTTGCCAAGAAGAGTCAGGGGCTCTTCTCCAAGGGCGGCGCCAAGATCAAACCGATGGATATTGCCATCGTATCGCGCCAGATCACTACCATGCTCTCCGCCGGCGTTCCTCTGGTACAAAGCCTGCAAATCATCGCCCGCAGCCACGAAAAAGCATCCATGCGCGAACTTATGGGAGAAATTGCCGCTGATGTCGAAACCGGCACCCCCATGTCGGAAGCGCTGCGCCGTCATCCTCTCTACTTTGACGATCTCTATTGCGATCTAGTGGAAGCTGGCGAGCAGTCCGGCGCGCTGGAAACCATCTATGACCGCATCGCTACCTACCGCGAGAAATCAGAAGCACTCAAGTCGAAGATCAAGAAGGCGATGTTCTACCCAACCATGGTTATCCTGGTTGCGATTGTCGTTACCTCCATCCTGTTGCTGTTCGTCATCCCGCAATTCGAAGATATCTTCAAAAGCTTCGGTGCCGAGCTGCCTGCATTTACGCAGTTTGTTATCGGCATCTCCCGCTTTATGCAGAACTGGTGGTACGTTTTCTTCGGCGGAATCGCGCTGGCCATCTTTCTCTATGTCCGTGCCTGGCGAGCCTCCCAGAAGGTAAAAGACAATACCGACAAGTTTGTGCTCACGATTCCGGTAGTCGGGATGATCCTGCACAAAGCAGCCATGGCCCGCTTTGCCCGCACCCTATCCACCACCTTCTCGGCGGGGATTCCACTGGTCGATGCCTTGGTTTCAGCTGCTGGCGCCTCAGGTAACTATGTCTATCGCACCGCCGTGATGGCCATTCGCAACGAGGTGGTAGCCGGCATGCAGATCAACGTGGCGATGAGCACCGTCGATCTTTTCCCCGACATGGTGATCCAGATGGTGATGATCGGCGAGGAGTCCGGCGCCATAGATGATATGCTCTCCAAGGTCGCCACCATCTTTGAACAGGAGGTCGACGATCTGGTCGATGGCCTCACCAGCCTGCTGGAACCTCTTATCATGGTGGTACTGGGGGTGCTGGTTGGCGGTATGGTGGTTGCCATGTATCTGCCCATCTTTAAACTGGGGTCAGTTATCCACTGACCTTCAACCAATCCGAGACACCATGTTGTTGATCACTGATGTTTTCCATAGCCTCCCCTGGCTCTACTTCTCGTTGGTTTTTCTCTTCTCCCTGATGATCGGCAGCTTTCTCAACGTGGTGATCCATCGCTTGCCCATTATGTTGGAACGAGAATGGCAGGCTGAATATAGAGGCTACTTCACCCCCGATGAAGAGCAATTAACCGAACCGCGCTACAACCTGATGGTACCGCGCTCGGCCTGCCCCCATTGCGGCCATGCCATCACCGCACTGGAAAACATCCCGCTGTTAAGCTGGCTCTGGCTCAAAGGGCGCTGTGGTGAGTGCCAAGCCCCTATTTCGGCCCGCTATCCGCTGGTTGAACTGCTGACAGCGCTGCTCTCGGTGGCCGTAGCCATGGTGATCTCACCGGGTTGGGGTGCCCTTGTCGCCCTGCTGCTGACCTGGGTATTGGTGGCACTCACTTTCATCGATCTGGACAAGATGCTGCTGCCAGACCAGCTGACCCTGCCGCTGCTGTGGGGCGGTTTGCTGTTCAACCTGATCGGTGGTTTTGCACCGCTTGCTGATGCTGTGATCGGCGCCATGGCAGGATATCTGGTGCTCTGGAGCCTCTACTGGGCTTTCAAACTGCTGACCGGCAAGGAAGGGATGGGGTATGGCGACTTCAAGTTGCTGGCGGCACTGGGAGCCTGGCTCGGCTGGCAGGCACTGCCGATCATACTGCTGCTCTCATCTTTGGTTGGTGCCATCATCGGCATCTCGCTCATAGCCCTGCGCAAACACCATCAGGGTAACCCCATCCCCTTTGGCCCCTACCTCGCCATCGCGGGCTGGATTGCGCTGCTATGGGGCGATACCATCACCCGCTGGTATCTCACCACCATCCTCTGAAACAGGCGCACTGACTCATGTATGTAGTTGCAATAACCGGCGGCATCGGCAGCGGCAAGACGACAATTGCCAACCAGTTTACCGAGCTGGGCATCGACGTCGTGGATGCCGATGTGATTGCCCGCGAGGTCGTTGAGTCCGGCACCCCGGCTCTCGCAGCCATCGCCGACCACTTTGGCCCTGATGTCATTACCCCCGACGGTCAGCTGGATCGCCGCCGCCTGCGCGAACAGGTCTTCAGTGACCCATCGGCCAAAGCATGGCTCAATGCCCTGCTCCACCCGCTCATTCGCAGCGAGATGCAGCGCCAGTGCGCCGCAGCCAGCTCCCCCTACTGCCTGCTGGTCGTGCCGCTACTGGTGGAAAACAAGCTCACCGGCCTGGCCAACAGGGTACTGGTGGTCGATGTAGACGAGGCGACCCAAATCGAGCGCACCTGCCGCCGGGATGGCGTTACCCCCGAACAGGCCAAGGCCATCATCGCGGCACAGGCCAGCCGGTCGGAGCGCCTGGCAGCGGCAGATGATGTCGTCGAGAACGGCAATGGCAGCGAAATGGCGATAAAAGCGCGGATTTTAACGCTGCACGAAACATATCTGGCATTTGCCTCTCAACAAGCCGGTTAACAGTGAGTACACTAGGCCGGATTTATGGCTGGCCAGGATTAGGCATGATTTACGATTTCCCCCTCAATGAAAAAAGCCGGACCTATCTTCGTCTGGAATCCCTGTTTTCCCAGATCCGCGACAATCTGGAGAACAACCAGCCCTGGGCTCATATCGCCTTCTTCAAAGGGTTGTTCGATCTGCAGGAGCTGCTGGAGCGTGGTGACCTGCGTGCCGACCTGATCAAGGATCTCGAGCGTCTCGGCCAGCGCCTGAGCCACTGGGCCAGCCTGCCCGACGTCGATCTGGAGCAGATCAAGCAGATGCAGCACGAGAGCAGCCAGCTATCCCGTAGCCTGCTCAACTCCCCGCGTCCCGGCGCTCGCCTGAAAGAGGATCGCCTGCTCGGCTCCATCCGTCAGCGCTTCTCCATCCCGGGTGGTCTGTGCGCCTTCGACGTACCGCAGTTGCACCACTGGCTCGGTACGCCAGCCATTACCCGCCATCAGCAAATGCAGCTGTGGCTGAGCGACATTACCCTGCTGATGAATGCCATCACCCTGTTGCTGCGCCTGTGGCGCGAATCAGGCAGTTTCAGCGAGCAGGTAGCGACCAATGGTTTCTTCCAGGATACAGCCGAGAGCGCCGAGCTTATCCGCATCAAGCTGCCGGGCAACCTCTGCTGCTACCCCACCCTGAGCGGCCACAAGAACCGCTTTGCGCTGCGCTTCCTGCCAACCGGCGAACAGCCGATTGGCGATGTGCCATTCCAGCTCGCCTGCTGTTAAGGAGTGCTCATGGTCACCAAGGTAAAGTGCCCGACCTGCCAGAGCGAAGTGGAATGGGGCCCGCAGAGCCCGTTTCGCCCTTTCTGCAGCAAGCGCTGCCAGCTGATCGATCTCGGCGAGTGGGCCGATGAGGAGAAGCGGATCCCCGGGGAGATCAACCCTGACCTGCTGCCAGAGCCGGAAGAGGGTGATCAGTGGCTATAAGCCAGAGGTCGCTCGATTCTGCAAAGTAAAAAGGGCCATACGGCCCTTTTTTCATAGCCAGATAACGGCAGGTTACGCTTGGCGCGCCTGTAGGCGCGCCACTATCGGACCGTTGGCATCGGGGAAGTGGTAGTTGTGCAGTTCGGCGACCGGCACCCATAAACACTCCTGACCCTCTTTACCAAAGGGTTCACCGCTGAAACGGGTCACCTTCCAGATATCAAGCAGTACCTGCTTCTCCGGGTAGTCGTGATGCAGCTCCATGAAGGGAGCACAATCCTGCACCCGGATCCCGATCTCTTCCCACAGCTCCCGATCCAGCGCGGTCAGCAGATCCTCACCGGACTCGACCTTGCCACCGGGAAACTCCCAGCGATCGCCCTGATGGCGATCGGCAGAGCGCTTGGCAATGAAGATATCCCCCTGCTCGTTCTCGATGACACCAACGGCCACCCAGATCCGTTTTTTCTGTTCCATCAATTACCTCTGTTCGCTTGTTGCCACCAATAACAAGGCGGGCACTGGGCCCGCCTTTTATGGCATCGGGTCGATCAGGTCAACTGACCGTGGCAATGCTTGTACTTCTTGCCAGAGCCGCACGGGCAGGGATCGTTGCGGCCGATCTTCTGCTCGTCACGCACGAAGGTGGTGTGACCCTCGGCTGCACTTTCCTCTTCGTCCGCCAACTGGTTCTCGGCGGCAGCGTGGGTGTAGGTGCGGGGGGCTGACTCGGCCTGCTGGCGCTGCTGCTCTTCCATAGCCTCCACATCGCGCTCCTGCACCTGAACCCGGCTCAGGATGCTGACCACGTCGCGCTTGAGGGTTTCCAGCATCTGGGTGAACAGATCGAAAGATTCGCGCTTGTACTCCTGCTTGGGGTTCTTCTGGGCGTAGCCGCGCAGATGGATGCCCTGACGCAGGTGATCCATGGCCGCCAGATGCTCTTTCCAGAGGCCATCCAGAGTCTGCAGCATCACCGCTTTCTCGAAGTTGCGCAGCACCTCTTTACCGACCAGCTCCTCCTTGTGGGCATAGAGCTTGGTGGCTTCGTCCAGAATGCGCTCGCGCAGCTTCTCTTCGTACAGCTTGTCATCTTCCGCCAGCCACTGTTGCAGCGGCAGGTCGAGGGCGAAGTCGGCCTTCAGGCGTGCTTCCAGACCCGGCACATCCCACATCTCCTCCAGAGACTGGGGCGGAATGTACTCATCGATGATGGCACCATAAACATCATCACGGATAACGTGAATGGTCTCGGAGATGTCGTTGGTATCCAGCAACTCGTTGCGCTGCTCGTAAACCACCTTGCGCTGGTCGTTGGCAACGTCATCAAACTCGAGCAGGCTCTTGCGGATGTCGAAGTTGCGACCTTCCACCTTGCGCTGGGCGTTTTCAATCGCCTTGGTCACCCACGGGTGCTCGATGGCCTCGCCCTCTTCCATGCCCAGCTTCTTCATCATGCCGGTCACGCGATCGGAGGCGAAGATCCGCATCAGGGTATCTTCCATGGAGAGATAGAAACGGGAGGAACCCGGGTCACCCTGACGACCGGAACGGCCGCGCAGCTGGTTGTCGATACGACGGGATTCGTGACGTTCGGTACCGATAATGTGCAGACCGCCGGCAGCCAGCACCGCATCGTGACGCACCTGCCAGGCCGCTTTCAGCTCGGCAATCTGTGCCTCGGTCGGATTCTCCAGCTTGGCGATCTCCGCCTGCCAGTTGCCCCCGAGCACTATGTCGGTACCACGACCGGCCATGTTGGTGGCGATGGTGACCGCGCCAGTCTGGCCAGCCTGGGCAACGATCTCCGCTTCCATGGCGTGGAACTTGGCGTTCAGCACCTGGTGCGGGATCTTCTCCTTGTTGAGAATGCCGGAGAGCAACTCGGAGTTTTCGATGGAAACGGTGCCTACCAGTACTGGCTGGCCACGCTCCACGCACTCGCGGATGTCCTTGACGATGGCGGCATACTTCTCGTTGGCGGTCAGGTAGACTAGATCGCCCATGTCTTTGCGCACCATCGGCTTGTTGGTCGGGATAACCACGGTATCCAGGCCATAAATCTGCTGGAATTCAAAGGCTTCGGTATCCGCAGTACCGGTCATGCCCGCCAGTTTGTTGTAGAGACGGAAGTAGTTCTGGAAGGTGATGGAAGCGAGAGTCTGGTTCTCGTTCTGGATCTTGACCCCTTCCTTCGCCTCGACCGCCTGATGCAGACCATCGGACCAGCGACGGCCCGGCATGGTACGGCCGGTATGCTCGTCGACAATGACGATCTCGTCCTTCTGCACGATATAGTCGACGTTGCGCTCAAACAGGGTATGGGCGCGCAGACCGGCATTGACGTGGTGCAGCAGGCTGATGTTGGTGGCGGAGAACAGGGAGTCGTTCTCGTCGAGCAGTCCCTCTTTCTTGAGCAGCTCTTCCACAAAGATCTGGCCATTTTCGGTCAGCAAGGCCTGACGGTTCTTCTCGTCTACCGTGTAGTGACCGTCGCCGGTGTACTCCTCGGTATCTTCCTTGTCCTGCTTGACCAGCAGC includes:
- a CDS encoding type II secretion system F family protein — encoded protein: MATLTKKTNAPKKVFAFRWQGVNRKGQKVSGELQAENIATVKAELRKQGVNVTKVAKKSQGLFSKGGAKIKPMDIAIVSRQITTMLSAGVPLVQSLQIIARSHEKASMRELMGEIAADVETGTPMSEALRRHPLYFDDLYCDLVEAGEQSGALETIYDRIATYREKSEALKSKIKKAMFYPTMVILVAIVVTSILLLFVIPQFEDIFKSFGAELPAFTQFVIGISRFMQNWWYVFFGGIALAIFLYVRAWRASQKVKDNTDKFVLTIPVVGMILHKAAMARFARTLSTTFSAGIPLVDALVSAAGASGNYVYRTAVMAIRNEVVAGMQINVAMSTVDLFPDMVIQMVMIGEESGAIDDMLSKVATIFEQEVDDLVDGLTSLLEPLIMVVLGVLVGGMVVAMYLPIFKLGSVIH
- a CDS encoding prepilin peptidase, with the protein product MLLITDVFHSLPWLYFSLVFLFSLMIGSFLNVVIHRLPIMLEREWQAEYRGYFTPDEEQLTEPRYNLMVPRSACPHCGHAITALENIPLLSWLWLKGRCGECQAPISARYPLVELLTALLSVAVAMVISPGWGALVALLLTWVLVALTFIDLDKMLLPDQLTLPLLWGGLLFNLIGGFAPLADAVIGAMAGYLVLWSLYWAFKLLTGKEGMGYGDFKLLAALGAWLGWQALPIILLLSSLVGAIIGISLIALRKHHQGNPIPFGPYLAIAGWIALLWGDTITRWYLTTIL
- the coaE gene encoding dephospho-CoA kinase (Dephospho-CoA kinase (CoaE) performs the final step in coenzyme A biosynthesis.) yields the protein MYVVAITGGIGSGKTTIANQFTELGIDVVDADVIAREVVESGTPALAAIADHFGPDVITPDGQLDRRRLREQVFSDPSAKAWLNALLHPLIRSEMQRQCAAASSPYCLLVVPLLVENKLTGLANRVLVVDVDEATQIERTCRRDGVTPEQAKAIIAAQASRSERLAAADDVVENGNGSEMAIKARILTLHETYLAFASQQAG
- the zapD gene encoding cell division protein ZapD is translated as MIYDFPLNEKSRTYLRLESLFSQIRDNLENNQPWAHIAFFKGLFDLQELLERGDLRADLIKDLERLGQRLSHWASLPDVDLEQIKQMQHESSQLSRSLLNSPRPGARLKEDRLLGSIRQRFSIPGGLCAFDVPQLHHWLGTPAITRHQQMQLWLSDITLLMNAITLLLRLWRESGSFSEQVATNGFFQDTAESAELIRIKLPGNLCCYPTLSGHKNRFALRFLPTGEQPIGDVPFQLACC
- the yacG gene encoding DNA gyrase inhibitor YacG; protein product: MVTKVKCPTCQSEVEWGPQSPFRPFCSKRCQLIDLGEWADEEKRIPGEINPDLLPEPEEGDQWL
- the mutT gene encoding 8-oxo-dGTP diphosphatase MutT encodes the protein MEQKKRIWVAVGVIENEQGDIFIAKRSADRHQGDRWEFPGGKVESGEDLLTALDRELWEEIGIRVQDCAPFMELHHDYPEKQVLLDIWKVTRFSGEPFGKEGQECLWVPVAELHNYHFPDANGPIVARLQARQA
- the secA gene encoding preprotein translocase subunit SecA; the encoded protein is MISTLLTKIIGSRNDRTLKALRKIVKQINAMEPQFEALSDAELQAKTAEYRQRLEQGETLEQLLPEAFATVREASKRVFGMRHFDVQLIGGMVLNSNRIAEMKTGEGKTLTATLPAYLNALSGRGVHVVTVNDYLAKRDAEANRPLFSFLGMTVACNVPGMDASQKRDAYAADITYGTNNEFGFDYLRDNMAFSPEQRVQRPLNYALVDEVDSVLIDEARTPLIISGPAEDSSELYIRVNKLIPLLVKQDKEDTEEYTGDGHYTVDEKNRQALLTENGQIFVEELLKKEGLLDENDSLFSATNISLLHHVNAGLRAHTLFERNVDYIVQKDEIVIVDEHTGRTMPGRRWSDGLHQAVEAKEGVKIQNENQTLASITFQNYFRLYNKLAGMTGTADTEAFEFQQIYGLDTVVIPTNKPMVRKDMGDLVYLTANEKYAAIVKDIRECVERGQPVLVGTVSIENSELLSGILNKEKIPHQVLNAKFHAMEAEIVAQAGQTGAVTIATNMAGRGTDIVLGGNWQAEIAKLENPTEAQIAELKAAWQVRHDAVLAAGGLHIIGTERHESRRIDNQLRGRSGRQGDPGSSRFYLSMEDTLMRIFASDRVTGMMKKLGMEEGEAIEHPWVTKAIENAQRKVEGRNFDIRKSLLEFDDVANDQRKVVYEQRNELLDTNDISETIHVIRDDVYGAIIDEYIPPQSLEEMWDVPGLEARLKADFALDLPLQQWLAEDDKLYEEKLRERILDEATKLYAHKEELVGKEVLRNFEKAVMLQTLDGLWKEHLAAMDHLRQGIHLRGYAQKNPKQEYKRESFDLFTQMLETLKRDVVSILSRVQVQERDVEAMEEQQRQQAESAPRTYTHAAAENQLADEEESAAEGHTTFVRDEQKIGRNDPCPCGSGKKYKHCHGQLT